TGCAAAaatacagaattttttattttctatagtATTTTAATACATAgtattaaaaacatttgtaattaatttaattttaaattttttattaattcatttaataattcttataatattattatcattatataatataattttattataagcaTTAAATTTGAACTTGTTTacaaaacaataaattataaaatcataattaattccttttatttctttaatgtatttattaactgTTATTGAGTCTTTACATTTTATGTGCAATAATGAACCATATAgagaattaaaatacttttttacagtTATGTACAAGCGACGTACAGTAAAATGTGGATTAATTAATCTGAAGAATATTGTAAACAAATGGTTTTAAATGCATGTCAGCTTATATCAGAAtattcatgtttaattttgtattcTCTCAAAAGTTAGATAATTACTGTTTATTCATTGATTTTCTTTGACTACAGTATATTGATGAATTGTAGATTTTGCAAAAGTAACCTGAAGTAGAACAACAATAATAAAGAACTTTTTGTCCTTGAAATCTTTTTCCCCCTTAGGTTTTCTGCacacctgcaaaaaaaaaaaaaattataataataatatatttatatatcattatatacatacattttattttattattttgaccagAGGGTGGCGCTCGAGACTATGTTTTACTAATATATTTTGTAGCTTGTCTAGACTTTCAATGCAGTGCCATGAGGAAACTATTTTCTCTTTCAGAATTCAGATATGCAGTTTCATCTAAACTACACTATTTGAAGGGCTCAAATGCATCTTCTGCAACATAAATCTGTCCTTCTTTTGTTCTTCTGGATGTTGATTTTATTAAGAAAACATGAAACAATGagtagttttatttaatttaaatgtatataatataaaagttattataaaaatCAGATACAgtgtataaaaaacaacaacacatgatcttaaaataatttatttgctgTCTTGTGGGCTGTATTTTAGACTAGTGCAAATTCATGCAAGCAGAGGGGaaaaaatgtgtctgtatgctgTCTGCATGGGTTACCAGTTACAACAAATAATGAAAACCAGTTTGAGTCATTGGTAATATAATGTGATTGTTGACCAGCCACTACTGCTGTACACACATGTGCTACAATGTCTCAGTTATATCTTGCTTTAATATGTCATCTTTTTGTTCAGTGTAAAGACTGCAACAATGGCCAGTTTTTTCTATGCTACACAgtttattttaaatcatgacaTTTCAACACGCATCATCAATCTTTGAACATGATTGAATGTTGTTTTTTGTCCAAGCACTTTTTCGACTCTGCGAAAACAAGATATCAACACACAAAATATAGCAAGAGTAGAAAAGTGCTGCTGAAAACAATGATTTAATGTCATTGCTTTCATTTCTCTGCTCCTACTGATGTTCTTTATCACACCCTCAATCTGAACCTCACTCTGACATGAATTCTGACCTCCAGTGTCATCTGGCAGACATGATTCATTGACTTGAATAGCAATGGAACCTTCATCAAACCTATGAAGAATTCTGGAGATATCGTTTTCACTTtaatcacattttcattttgccGACCCCCACAAACAATAGACTTCTTACTTGGCAGCTGACAATGTACAGTGTATAATTCCCCAATAAGGAACCAATTGCACTGCAACTGAATTTGAATCCCTTGTTCTAATGGTTAGAAATGTTCATTGCCATCCAAAGTCCATGCCTGCCAATTGATAGAACTTCATGTTGTGGGGCTGGTAGAATTCCCTAAGTTTCTGTATGACCTCCGGGTCAATTTTAGGGTGAGTTCTGCCTTTGGTTTTGCCTAGACAGTGGGGTTTGCTACTGCCTTCTGGCTTTTTGAGGCAAGGAAAGCCCTTTGTCTTGTTAAAGAAGAAGTGTTTGTCTGTAATGATTCTCTGCAGACCAAGAAAGTCCTGTACGCGGCCCAGCTCACCCGCTGGGTCGCTTATCAGTCTCTCTCCGTGGACAAAATGGATCTGCGAGAGTGGAAAGTAGGCCAGCCACCGCTCCAAGTGCCTGGCATACAGTCCAATGTACAGAGGGCTCCAAAGAGAGTCTATCTGTCCCATGGTTCTGTTCTTAAATGTCAGGTTCTCAAAACTGGGGATATCTGGGGTTTTGGAGATGATCTGGGTGTAGTCTGAAATGGCACGGGTGATGGGGTCCCTCACCACCACAATTAGCTTGATGTCCCGAGACATGGCATGGATGCGGGCTGGTGTCTCTGGGGTGACAAAGTATCTGGGCGTCTTCTCCATTACGATTTGCCCATCAAGAGCTTTGGGCATCATGCTCCTGAAAGAGATAGAATAGAGTTAAGGAAGTCATCAAGAAAAGTGGTCTTGCTTTTTTTTCTCCTGGCTTGATCCGCCATCAATCAACCGTTTACACTGGTCCTAAGATTTGTTTTACTTATGACCTATATTACGACTGCCAACACAGTATTGATTGTCCAAATCACATCACACCCTCAGCACCAGCATCAGAAGAGGATCTTTGGCCTAGCAAAACTGAGCTAATGAGGTGACATGGCTTTTGTCCTCAAGCAGATAAGTCAAGGCCACACTGTCCGCTCTGTCTTTTATTGGGTGTAAATGAGAAGTCAGGCAGCTCCCTGCATGCTCTAAATGTGCATTTGTAAGGTTTCTTATCGTGCAGATGTGCAGCTGGCATCAATCTGAGAGGGTTCCAAACATACAAGGAAAACAAACTGAATGTATGCGTCTCATTCTTACCATTGGCAGATGGGACTCATTTGTTTTAAGTGGCTCATGGGCTCACCAGTTTAATGGTCCACCTGCACCCCACCTGCCCATACAACACAACAATATCTAATGCCTATTTAAGGGACTCCTAGTAGAAACTTATCAAGCTATGAGAAGTTAAATGAGCTCTTGCATCTAAAAAtagttaatttgtgttcagctaaaaaaaattatgttgataCCTTGATTGGGATTTTAAAAACGTCATAAGTGTCAGAACTGTGGTGCAGTTGGTAATGTTAATGTTCATGGGGATGCGTGTCATGTTATGACTACATTCCCACTCTTGCTCACTCAAATTTCCTAAAATGTAAGGTACTGTAAAAGaacacttttttatatatatacagttggtCAACCTATAATattagtaaaatattttatacCTCACAATTACATTTCTGctacttttactttaaaaatagATTTTCCCCCAAAACTTACATTCTGCCATTATTTTGCAGTGTCatatattaacttttttattaaggggcaatatttgcacCCAGATTTTATTCTGTggcatttttttccttttatgagtactttttgtttttcatataaaaGTGTCATCCTTTAATGTAAATACTTTCAATCAATTCATTAAAATGCATATTCAATCTGAGTAATTAGGTTGTTACCTATTCAATTAAATCAGGGTCATATTGTGTATTATACTGCATCATTTAATATACAGACAAAACAGAACATTTCATTACaggtgcatttttttaattttgggggcatttttgtcCATTTCTGTGGCATTTTTGTCCCAGAGCCCCCATTATTTTTTTACCCTTTCATTTACcccaaatgttgttccaaacccatatgacacaaagggagatgtttgaCAGTAAGTAAaacttttcactttcattgcatcttttttcaccCCATACAAAAAAAATTGTGACTAATGCTGCTATTTTGCCtaatatctacttttgtgttccatagaagaaagaaagacttaTAGGTTTCTAACAACATGAGGGGCAGTAAATTATGACATGATAtttatattttggggtgaacccaAACCCCTTAAGAAACCCcttctataaaataaataaatcattactgATATTTGCTGCACAAACTGTTAAGACTCAAATGATCAGGGACCTTAAAAATAAGTTTCAGCCACACATGTATAAGATGTTGAGATGCTTCAGAAGGATATGCAGAGTAGACATCAAAGAACTGCAAAAGGTTTAGTGAACTTTCACACATATCATCATTAGTACTTTTGGGTGTTTAACAAGCATATATCCTGCTTTCTCCTTATTACCTCAAAATGACCAAGCAGGCCAAGTTTTTATTCACCCAATAGGTGTCGTCGACAAGTAAATGTAGAAGTCATGTATTGATGTATTCATCTGTCTAATGTCAGAATGTTTCAGAAGTTCAGAACAAgtcatttttgcagcttagtttcaataaaagGTATTTTTGAACTAGGAAgcttttgagttctgaaagtgaCAGTATGTTTACATTGTACATCAAGCTGTTGTATTTAAAAAGATCAAGGAATATGTGATTTCTCAGAATATATATaagaaaactaaaacaaaacaaataattttggaATGCCAATCTTTTGTCAAAACCAATCAGACTGATTAACTACTCATCAAGGTCACACTATTGAAATGTATAAGTCTCATGGGCCAAAGCAACAAAAGAGAACCCACAAAGCTGATTGCCTGTCATCAAAGAGATGACAAAGACTTGCTGTTAGTCATGCTGTTCAGAGGGGTCATGGAGGACAGACCATATGATGCCTCCAGTGTCCTTTGGCAGA
This window of the Xyrauchen texanus isolate HMW12.3.18 chromosome 40, RBS_HiC_50CHRs, whole genome shotgun sequence genome carries:
- the LOC127633820 gene encoding heparan sulfate glucosamine 3-O-sulfotransferase 3B1-like, with the translated sequence MATFNNPLLDIRRQLQKLVIMLSLSIICVSLLYHLLVCCESDLVESSKNPPWLLSGWYRERNNKTLLKEILTAPDYVMEESVNPANSSGKDWTAIRRLPHALIIGVKKGGTRALLEFLRLHPDIRALGSEPHFFDRHYARGLSWYRSMMPKALDGQIVMEKTPRYFVTPETPARIHAMSRDIKLIVVVRDPITRAISDYTQIISKTPDIPSFENLTFKNRTMGQIDSLWSPLYIGLYARHLERWLAYFPLSQIHFVHGERLISDPAGELGRVQDFLGLQRIITDKHFFFNKTKGFPCLKKPEGSSKPHCLGKTKGRTHPKIDPEVIQKLREFYQPHNMKFYQLAGMDFGWQ